In Setaria italica strain Yugu1 chromosome IX, Setaria_italica_v2.0, whole genome shotgun sequence, the genomic stretch GCTGGTAGAGGACGGGGATGATGCCGGCCTTGTAGACGCCGATGCGCTCCCAGGCGGGCTGCGCCATGTCGAAGTGGGGCCGCGGCGGGTTGCACCAGCCGCCGCGGTTGCTGGGCTGCGCCCAGTTGGGCGGGCAGAAGTTGGTGGCCGTGACGgtcacggcggcgccgcccttgCACCAGGGGGACGCGTTGCTGTCGCACATGATCAGGTAGCACTGCCCGCACGCCGCGCCGTCATTGAACAGCACCGAGCTCAGCGCCGCCGTGTTCGTCCCGTACCCCGCCTGGTACAGGTTCCCGTACCCGCACGCGCCACCTTCATCATCATATCACGCCGTACAGCATCGTGTTAGCTAGCTCCATTTGGAAAAACTACTGTAAGATTCGTACAAAAATGGATCTTGGATTTAAAAACTAGTGTAAATATTTACCCATTGTGCCGGAGGCGTCGGGGCCGCCGTAGAACGTCGCCGTCCCGTAGTTCCAGCCCTTCGCCGGCGCGAAGAACGTCGCCGTTAGGACGGCGATGAACAATGTGAGGACTCTGTCCATCTCTGCTCAGAGACCGGTACAGAACACCACAGGAGACTTGGAATACTCGTCGGTTTCAGTACACTACAGGAGAATTGCAGTGACTGCCTAACAGCTTCTGATCTGACGGATTTGCAGTGATCGTGGCATGGCTTATATAGAACGAGGGAACGAGAATTATGTTCAGGGACGGCCGGGCAGGGGAATTGCAGGGAACATGCCACCGAATGATCGATATCCCAGTGCGTGCTGGGCTGCTAGCTAAGCTCACATGCGTGCGAGCAAATGGACGCATGCAGCAGGAGACTTCATTTACTCGCGCGTCCTGTGCTGATCAGTTGACTCTCCTGATAAGCATGGCATGCGAAATCATTTGCGTTTTCGTGCGCCCTGCATGTTCAGTTATCCGTACTTGCCGGGTTGAGCTGAGTTGGTGACCTACCTCCGCATCAGTTTAGGACACAAAACTATAGTCTGGAATGAATTTAGCACGTAATTAAACCATGATTTGGAATGTGTTGCCGTTCTTGCTTATCTCTGGCATGTGGTGTGAGGGAATTCTGGCCCACATGAGGCCATGAGGGCCAGCGGTGTCAGCACATGGATGATTATGCCCTGGAGGTGGATAAACAAGTGAGAGGTGACGAATTCAACGCGTACAATTTGATTCTAATCATACCAACCTGGTCTAGAAGAGTCAGAGGTTTATCGACCGGCCGTACCTTCTCCGGATTCTTTGCGTTTCTTTTAGCATGGAATCGTTTGTCAACTTGCACATAGCATTTTATTCAtctcatataaaaaaaatctagcatGCTCCGTCTACTGTAGTAAACCGCCCTTAAAAATGGCTTGGTCCCTGTTAGCACAGTGATTTCACTCGCAGGTGTTTCACATAGAAGTGATTCAGTTCTTGCTGAAATCCTGAAAAACCTTTCACGTTCCAAATGTTTTTCTCTGGGGTCTGGGGAAATTCTCACGTCCCGAACAAACAAATATTTGGCGCTCTTCC encodes the following:
- the LOC101776358 gene encoding expansin-A25, with the translated sequence MDRVLTLFIAVLTATFFAPAKGWNYGTATFYGGPDASGTMGGACGYGNLYQAGYGTNTAALSSVLFNDGAACGQCYLIMCDSNASPWCKGGAAVTVTATNFCPPNWAQPSNRGGWCNPPRPHFDMAQPAWERIGVYKAGIIPVLYQQVTCWRQGGIRITIGGSTFFQLMNFANVGGSGSIRSVSVKGTKTGWIALNRNWGANWQCNSALVGQELSFIVTSTGGQTLWINNVVPAWWQFGMAFVSNYNFYY